The Sorghum bicolor cultivar BTx623 chromosome 6, Sorghum_bicolor_NCBIv3, whole genome shotgun sequence genome contains the following window.
GCTGAAGATCCAAGGTCCTTTTCAAGAAAAAGAGCTGGTCTGAACATCCAATTTTGTTTCTCTAGCAGAATGCTTGTAAGAGTCTTGTACTTCACATGGTTGCCTGTTTCAGAGGCACTCTCAGATGCACTCGAGTTTGTACATGGAATGAATGATCGGAGTAGTGTCTTAAATGTACATCTCTGACTTTGTAAGTGCGTTCTAAGGAGCTGTTTTGCATGAAATACATGCTAAGATGTGATACCTGGTGACGAAATCTCAGACATTGAACTGGCATGAGGAGAGCCTGTTTGCTGGTCTAAAAAATCATAGCTACAAGTAATGTAGGTGatctattgtgagagaaaaacagaaCTGACTGACAGAAAAACTCTGGCAAGGAACAAAAGGCCGAAAGCAGGAATGATATTGAGAGCTGGCATTCCATGGCCATATCACTAAATTAATTCAGAACCTAAAGCTGCAAAATAGCATCGAAGACATTCAACAATAACGCAAGTATGCATGCAACCACGTTACAGACACGTTTGGTACTGAAATGATGGCTAGACATTAAGAAGCACTGCAGAAGTATAAAACCTAAGGGAAACAAATCTCTATTTGGGGAATCCAGGATACTGAAAGTCTGAACAACTGCAGCAACAGCACAAATTACATGCTAAATAACGGTTTTGTACTCCacaagagaagaaaaagaagcctAAATTCAGAGGTAGCAGCATCCGAGAGGCCAACATGAAGAGGAAGTCAATACCCGAACCAACTACCCTTGCGTAGTGGTGACTCATTTTCTTCGGTGACTGAAATGGAATAATACCCAGAAATTCTGGGAAAACTAGGCGAAAAATAACCCAAACTATGAGCACCACATGGCAAGGAGAGTCTGAGGTGCGTTCTTGACTTCCCACTGATGAAAGCTCTAAAATTTGCTGCTCCTGCAAAGGCATTGATGATCAGATTTCATCAGTATTCAGACTAAACAATAAGATGAAATCTGGCACGACCTTAATGTGATTTGGTTTTGTGCATACCTTCAATGCAAAGGATAAGAACACTGTTTGATTCAACAAAGTTACTGCTGGGGATTGCTCTCGCCAGAGACCGCCGCCTTGATGCGCTCCACGGTGCAGGCGATGAGGCTGTTCACTGTCGCCACCGACCCCAGGGAGAGCTTGGCTGTGGGGACGGAGTCGACCAGTATCTGGAACGCCACCGTCAGGAGCGATCCACCTGAGCCAACACCACCATCGCCTTGCATGTTGCTGCCTGCCGGACCGTCAGGAAGGATGGCAAAGCCAGAGGGTAGGAGTGCCACATAGTCAGGGTCGCCGCCATTGAGGACCACGTTCATCGCGACCACATCCACTGGCGCATAGATGACGTACGAGCCTGATGCGTCAGTGCAGCTCTCTTGCAGGATCAGCATGTTGCTTTGGTTCGAGTTGGTGCTCTGTGACGATAACGCAGAAGCAAACAGTCAACATGTTAGAAGGCAAGCGTTATCACATGCATCGATGAATGACAAGGCCAAACTCATCATGCTTACATTGACACGAAGAAGCGAGACGCAGTTGCCATGATCGCGGCCATTGGCGATGTGAGCCATTTCTTGAACAACACCGCCATTGGAGAGGATGTCCCActgcaaaaaagaaaaagaaatgcgGTTCACACAGTGTTCTGGAATGTATTCAAGATGAACGAGATTGTTAGGTATGGGTGTGTGCGTGCCTCGCTGCGAGAGCTTTCATCACGAAGGAAGTCGAAGACACGCTTGGGCGGGACGGGGAGCCAGAAAGAGGTGGCAGCGTTGAGGACTATGCCCGGTGGCCTGCCAGGGTCGTCGACGCTCTTCCTGGTCATGACACGGACGTCCTCAGCACCACTGCCTGAGAGCGTAGTCCACTGGTGTGCAGCTGAGGCCGTCACTCCACCGCAGAAGCTCATCACCATCCTCTCAGCCAGCTTCAGCATGCTCTTTCTCCCCTCCGTGCTCGTGATCACTGCAGCAAATGATTTTTCTCATAAGGATCTAAACTTTttttgtgggggggggggggattcaATTAGATAAATAGATCAGTATTTGTATATATGATACACTGCAATGCATTGTACAGACTACAAAGAGCTTACCACCAATATCACTAGTCGGAATGTTGCTGGCCATGACACTGGCAAGGCGCTCGCACTGGCGATCTAGCGTTCCAACCCACCGGCGTGCTCCAAAGGCAAGCCCTGAGTTAACCAGCAGTTTGTAGATGTTGTGCACTGACCTGTCGTCCACCTCGACGTGCTCCACCCAGGTCACCTGATCATACATATGGAATTATGGACACAGTACAATGTACTACAAGTATCAGTTTTTCAGGTAATACAGTACACACTCACGATTAGCCTCTGAACCATCAGCTACTGAGAATGTGTGAATTGTGAAAACTGAAAATTTCAATCATAGAAAGACTACAAACCTTTGAGTAGCCATTAGGCATTTCCTGGATCAGACATCCTGAAGGCCGGCGCCGGCACTTGAGGACTGAGTTGGGGCGCAGGCTGTCCAGCGAGACGTCGACGACGGCCCATGATCCATCAGCATTCTGCTTGCAGTATCTCACGAAATAGCTTTCCCTGGTCGGCACCAGTGGGGAAGGTACCTGAAACTCAACTGACATCTGCAAAATGCGCAACATGCATGGGACATGTCTAGCTTCAGCAATCAACAGATGACATCAAACTAGCTATGCATCCCAAATTTCAGAACACGCACCACTTGCAATGCACCATTGTAGTTCCCCGCCACGCCAGTGGACAGCACCTCCAGCGTCACAGCTCTCGACACGATGCTCGAGAACACCGTCGCATACTGATTCTGCACATAGAGAAATTGAATTAAAATTCAGAAGTTTAGAGCCAGCAATCAGATCAAATATCCTGATGTTTTATTGAAAAGAACTGTGCAAGCAAAACAATTGTACTCATTGCACATTGATCACATGTACATACCACGTCCATGAGGATCTCGACGAGGTTGGCATGGGTCATGATGACGACGGAGCTGTCGCGCGATGCCTCTGACTTGAACCCGTACTGCTTTGGGCCGAGCCCGCCGGGGAACATGTGCGCGTACTCCTCCTCGTTCAGCGTTTCAGCAGATCCATCAAGGCCCGGCGCGTTCCACAGCGGCTCGTCCAGCTGCGCCATCCGGACCAGCTCCTCCATGGCCGTGACGGCCAGCTCCACGATCATAGGCTTGTCGGCATCCGACTGCGGCACGGCACCCCTCAGCAGGTCCACAGCGACACCGCCGCCGAACATGTCGACAGCGCCATACGCAGCGGCACCCCCCACGCCGCCACCGATGTCCAGCGGCGACGGGCGTGCCCCGGCGAGCGGGCTGGACAGCACGGGGAAGGACACCATGGGCTTGCCCACGTACTTGGCGGCGATGGCGGAGATCCTGTCGATCTCCTCCCGGAGCCGCGCGTTCTCGACGCGGAGGTGGTGCTCGTCGAAGGACATCTCGCCGAGCGCCGCCGGCCCGCCGCAGTTGGGGCAGGACGCGCTGCTGAGGGCCTCCTTGTACCTCATGTTCTCGGCGCGCAGCTTCTCGTTCTCCGCCCTCAGCTGCGAGTTCTCATGCCGCTCGTGCTGGTTCTGCAAATCGATCCACACGCCATGGATCACGGTAAGCTTGCGATCCATGATGGAGCGTCTCTCTACTACTGCACGGATTAGCTGTTTGTTGTCCACTACACTAACTAATATATAAACCATTCATAATGCTTGGTAATCGGCAGCTTTTGCTGATCGAGTCAGGTGAGCAGTGCTGTAAACGTCTGCCTTGCCAGGTAGgagtcagcagcagcagcagcagccaggaAGACATGCATGATGCATGGGGTGGGGTTTGACCATGGCTGGTGCCAGCCACGGCCTGGCAGGGCTGCGGCAGCACATTTGGCAGGGCGCATGCAGAAGAGGACATGGGTGTGTGGCCTAGCTTTTGTCCAGTTATAGTAATAGGCCATGAATGCTGCTTGCCAGACGCTAGGTCAGAAGCTTAAATGAAGTGGTTGTGACGACGCTCGCGCGCgcacggccggccggccggcgcgccTACCTCTTGCAGTTGAGCACAGCCCCAAAATTTCCCCATCAAAATGCAGTCCCTTTATTACTGATCCAGAGAAAGGATCAGAGAGAGAGATTAGTCAAGATGATCACCTTCATTTGCGTGCGCTTGTTCTGGAACCAGAACTTGACCTGGAGGGGCTCCAGCCCCAGCTCCCGGCTCAGCTCCTTGCGCTGCTTGTCGTCCGGGTGCGGGCATTCCTTGAAGAAACTGGTTATCCATTGAATCGATCAATTTCCAAGTAATAAAAGATGAGTATTTTTGTGAGTGACGACGAATTAATTCATGTTTCTAGAAAATATGGAATAAACGAGCAAGAGCATGGAAAGTTCAGTGTGAACGCCAAAGCCTTCTCTTCTCGAATGCTATTATATATGtttctttttttggttttgCTTCGAGAAGGAGAGCTAAAGAACAAAAACCGTTTGCATGGGTCAACGAATACAATACTTTTGTGAAGGAGAAGGATATGGATCGACGAGCAAGAACTCAATTTGACTTGTGCGTAAGCTTACATCAGTAGTCTCAGCTCAGTGAATGCTAGTAACCGAACTTGATGACCAGcttgtcctctctctctccttatTAAATTCAGTAAACCAACAACATTTTATGCGTatcttttttttaactaaacattgACAGGCAAAAGTCAATGCAAAATTAATCACCAAGACATATATATCCGAGAACAATCTATGCAAAATTAATGAAGAAAAGCAAGTAGATCAGTGTCGTTACGTACGCTTCCATCTCCTGGATCTGGTGCTGGGTGTGGCGGTGGTAGCGTTTCTTCTTGCTGGGTCGCTGGTTGGGGTCCTGGTCGTCAACGGAGACGCCGTCCACGTTCTCACTGCCGGACTTGCTCTCAAACTCGTCGCCCCCCATCAACGGATCGGACcccc
Protein-coding sequences here:
- the LOC8066825 gene encoding homeobox-leucine zipper protein ROC2; its protein translation is MMIPARHMPPMIVRNSAAAYGSSSALSLSQPNLLDSQQQLQLQQALQQQHLLDQIPATTAESGDNMGRSGGGRGSDPLMGGDEFESKSGSENVDGVSVDDQDPNQRPSKKKRYHRHTQHQIQEMEAFFKECPHPDDKQRKELSRELGLEPLQVKFWFQNKRTQMKNQHERHENSQLRAENEKLRAENMRYKEALSSASCPNCGGPAALGEMSFDEHHLRVENARLREEIDRISAIAAKYVGKPMVSFPVLSSPLAGARPSPLDIGGGVGGAAAYGAVDMFGGGVAVDLLRGAVPQSDADKPMIVELAVTAMEELVRMAQLDEPLWNAPGLDGSAETLNEEEYAHMFPGGLGPKQYGFKSEASRDSSVVIMTHANLVEILMDVNQYATVFSSIVSRAVTLEVLSTGVAGNYNGALQVMSVEFQVPSPLVPTRESYFVRYCKQNADGSWAVVDVSLDSLRPNSVLKCRRRPSGCLIQEMPNGYSKVTWVEHVEVDDRSVHNIYKLLVNSGLAFGARRWVGTLDRQCERLASVMASNIPTSDIGVITSTEGRKSMLKLAERMVMSFCGGVTASAAHQWTTLSGSGAEDVRVMTRKSVDDPGRPPGIVLNAATSFWLPVPPKRVFDFLRDESSRSEWDILSNGGVVQEMAHIANGRDHGNCVSLLRVNSTNSNQSNMLILQESCTDASGSYVIYAPVDVVAMNVVLNGGDPDYVALLPSGFAILPDGPAGSNMQGDGGVGSGGSLLTVAFQILVDSVPTAKLSLGSVATVNSLIACTVERIKAAVSGESNPQQ